Proteins co-encoded in one Dehalogenimonas sp. WBC-2 genomic window:
- a CDS encoding DNA-binding response regulator, which produces MNKPEMTVVLIEDDDEIIEAVTLTFKIRWSQATFLSSSSGEEGIALVEKHNPDLVILDLGLPDTSGFNVLKEIRRFSHVPVIILTARGDEADIVRGLELGADEYIVKPFRQMELLARVKAILRRHETSSDELPLTVGGMSIGPSIRDLTLKGHKINLTRTEGIVLSQLMRNVGHPVSHAALARALWGEEYPGAAESLKVYVRHLREKIEENPSDPKLLLTRIGAGYQLAKPE; this is translated from the coding sequence GTGAATAAACCGGAGATGACCGTAGTACTCATTGAAGATGATGACGAAATCATAGAGGCCGTTACTCTGACCTTTAAAATCAGGTGGTCGCAGGCAACCTTTCTTTCAAGCTCCTCCGGGGAAGAGGGCATTGCCCTGGTGGAAAAACACAATCCAGACCTGGTCATCCTTGATCTGGGGTTGCCGGATACCAGTGGTTTCAACGTTTTAAAAGAAATCCGCCGCTTCAGCCATGTGCCGGTAATTATCCTCACCGCCCGAGGAGACGAGGCAGATATTGTCCGCGGTTTGGAACTCGGCGCTGATGAATATATCGTCAAACCCTTCCGCCAGATGGAACTTCTGGCCAGAGTTAAGGCCATTCTCCGCCGCCATGAAACATCCAGCGATGAATTGCCGCTCACTGTGGGCGGCATGAGTATCGGCCCTTCGATCCGTGACCTGACACTGAAAGGTCATAAAATTAACCTGACCCGGACTGAAGGCATTGTATTGAGCCAGTTGATGCGCAATGTCGGCCATCCGGTGAGTCACGCCGCCCTTGCCCGCGCCCTGTGGGGTGAAGAATACCCCGGTGCCGCCGAGAGCCTTAAGGTATATGTCCGTCACCTGAGAGAAAAGATCGAGGAAAATCCATCCGATCCCAAACTGTTGTTAACCCGCATTGGAGCCGGATACCAATTAGCCAAACCGGAATAA
- a CDS encoding Histone acetyltransferase HPA2 (Histone acetyltransferase HPA2 and related acetyltransferases) — protein MSVIYRPLELNDKPALMELLCRIPEFAPDELPVAEEVLDACVLNPLTSGYYTIVAEADGRVIGYVCFGNTPLCKGNWEIYWIAVEPSSQGQGTGRKLMDLAEKAIQKHGGWQVMLETSSTPQYDKTRRFYQRCGYSEIARVPDFYDRGDDLVIFFKKNNQDSPDRQ, from the coding sequence ATGAGCGTTATTTATCGGCCGCTGGAGCTCAATGATAAACCTGCCTTAATGGAGCTATTATGCCGTATCCCGGAATTCGCGCCGGATGAACTGCCGGTAGCCGAAGAGGTGCTGGATGCCTGTGTATTGAATCCATTAACCTCCGGGTATTACACCATAGTTGCTGAGGCAGATGGTCGTGTCATCGGTTATGTATGCTTTGGCAATACGCCGCTCTGTAAAGGTAATTGGGAAATATACTGGATAGCTGTAGAGCCGTCGTCCCAAGGTCAGGGTACCGGACGGAAACTAATGGACCTTGCTGAGAAAGCCATACAAAAGCATGGCGGCTGGCAGGTGATGCTTGAGACCTCTTCGACGCCTCAATATGATAAAACCCGCCGATTCTACCAAAGATGCGGTTATTCAGAAATAGCGCGTGTCCCGGATTTTTATGACCGGGGTGATGATCTGGTGATCTTTTTTAAAAAGAACAATCAAGACTCACCTGACCGGCAATAA
- a CDS encoding dalaninedalanine ligase (dalaninedalanine ligase and related ATPgrasp enzymeslike), giving the protein MLGESEAENGVLDAVKAVRRAIRALGYDYVELPLNLPIESVYETLSKLRVNIVFNLFEGFAGMPATEAVIAGFVEKLGLPFTGSSSQTLTLALDKAAANQRLRSNGVRTANQQLLTARDLDRFHLGFPCIVKPRADDASHSLSEKSVVFDMDALSREVDAMVNRYDGTAALVEEFLEGREFNATVWGVDSPVVLPLSEIIYTLPEGLPKILTFAAKWEPKSMYFAHTAVQCPANVTPDLRAAIQSTALMAFKAIGCQGYGRVDMRLNKDGHPVVMEVNANPDIAPGTGVARQVKAARLSYKAMVSKIIDFGLVK; this is encoded by the coding sequence ATGCTGGGTGAATCCGAGGCGGAAAACGGCGTGCTTGACGCCGTCAAAGCAGTGCGGCGGGCAATTAGAGCGCTTGGTTATGATTATGTTGAGTTACCGCTGAATTTACCAATAGAGAGTGTTTATGAAACACTCAGCAAGCTTCGCGTTAATATTGTCTTTAACTTATTCGAAGGATTCGCCGGCATGCCGGCTACCGAAGCCGTGATAGCTGGCTTTGTGGAAAAATTAGGACTACCTTTTACTGGTTCATCATCACAAACTCTTACTTTGGCTCTGGACAAAGCTGCAGCCAATCAACGTCTGCGCTCCAATGGCGTCCGTACCGCCAATCAGCAACTCTTGACCGCGCGTGACCTTGACCGCTTCCACCTGGGCTTTCCCTGCATCGTCAAACCTCGCGCCGATGATGCTTCCCACAGTCTGTCAGAAAAAAGCGTCGTTTTCGATATGGATGCTCTGTCACGTGAAGTTGATGCCATGGTGAATCGCTACGACGGCACAGCCGCGCTGGTTGAAGAATTCCTGGAGGGGCGGGAATTCAATGCCACCGTCTGGGGTGTTGATTCACCGGTAGTGTTGCCGCTTTCAGAGATTATTTATACATTGCCTGAAGGATTACCCAAAATCCTCACTTTTGCCGCCAAATGGGAGCCAAAAAGCATGTATTTCGCACATACTGCGGTGCAGTGCCCGGCAAATGTGACTCCGGATTTGCGGGCGGCGATCCAATCAACCGCTTTAATGGCCTTTAAGGCTATTGGTTGTCAAGGTTATGGGCGGGTGGATATGAGGCTCAACAAGGATGGGCATCCAGTGGTCATGGAGGTGAATGCCAACCCTGATATAGCTCCCGGCACAGGGGTTGCCCGTCAGGTTAAGGCTGCCCGGCTTAGTTATAAGGCTATGGTGTCCAAAATCATTGATTTCGGTTTGGTCAAATAA
- a CDS encoding dalaninedalanine ligase encodes MKIGLAYDLKQEVSATAAAPDDALEEYDSTETINLLAAAIENAGHQTVRLGGGRQFLNNILETSVDFVFNISEGRGNYRGREAQVPAVLEMLGIPYSGADPQTLSIALDKPLTKQLLRSAGITTPKWHVFRSADDLKDLDWAGFRFPAFIKPAFEGSSKGIRLTSMANSPNEVAERVNALLNSYGQTVMAEEFIDGDEVTCGIIGNFAADGTEPLVLPMRIVPRQKTGHFIYSLEIKRDYKQLVDYEYPARLSPSIISHIKAQALTVFTTLGCRDFSRIDFRIATDGTPYFLEINPLPGLSVDSDLYILITQMGWSHDKLIRTIFSSALARYPQLCR; translated from the coding sequence ATGAAGATAGGGCTGGCGTACGACCTTAAACAAGAGGTGAGCGCCACGGCCGCCGCCCCTGATGATGCCTTAGAAGAATACGATTCCACAGAAACAATAAACCTCCTGGCCGCCGCCATTGAGAATGCCGGACATCAAACGGTCCGGCTTGGCGGTGGACGGCAGTTTCTGAATAACATCTTGGAAACAAGTGTTGATTTCGTCTTTAATATCTCTGAAGGCCGGGGCAATTATCGCGGCCGGGAGGCCCAGGTACCTGCGGTACTGGAGATGCTGGGCATTCCCTATTCCGGCGCTGATCCTCAAACGCTGTCAATAGCCTTAGACAAGCCACTAACTAAACAACTGCTTCGGTCTGCGGGGATAACCACTCCCAAATGGCATGTTTTCAGGTCAGCTGATGATTTAAAAGACTTGGATTGGGCCGGATTCCGTTTCCCTGCTTTTATTAAGCCGGCTTTTGAAGGCTCAAGCAAAGGCATTCGGTTGACTTCAATGGCCAATTCCCCAAATGAAGTGGCGGAACGGGTGAACGCCCTCCTTAACAGCTATGGACAGACGGTAATGGCTGAAGAGTTCATTGATGGTGATGAGGTTACCTGCGGCATCATCGGTAATTTTGCGGCAGACGGGACAGAACCGCTGGTACTGCCGATGCGGATTGTGCCGCGGCAAAAAACCGGGCACTTCATATATTCTCTGGAAATAAAACGGGACTACAAGCAATTGGTTGATTATGAGTATCCTGCTCGTCTGTCCCCGAGTATTATCTCACACATCAAAGCCCAGGCGCTTACCGTATTCACTACGCTGGGGTGCCGTGATTTCAGTCGCATTGATTTTCGTATTGCAACCGATGGCACGCCGTATTTTCTGGAGATCAATCCCTTGCCAGGATTATCTGTGGACAGTGACCTCTATATACTGATAACTCAAATGGGTTGGAGTCATGACAAACTTATCCGGACTATTTTCAGCAGTGCCCTGGCAAGGTACCCCCAACTATGCAGATAG
- a CDS encoding lysyl-lysine 23-aminomutase, producing MHKETLNNGDEADPPSPCAEPDEPPLSLSQFNRRKFYANVSDNEWNDWRWHFRNRITSIEELSRFLPLSVKDRTRLKLVSSRYPLSITPYYLCQMDSNNPADPIRQQAVPCVLEIAPGNGREDPLEEGHHSVVPGLVHRYPDRVLMVLTDICPMLCRHCTRKREWRNGGWVHTPDEVERMLDYIRKNPQIRDVIISGGDPLTLSTRRLETVLAALRTIEHVEIIRIGTRFPVVLPQRIDNELCSMLSKYGPIWLNTHFNHPNEITPEAAAACDRLLRAGVQVNNQSVLLRGINDTVNTQLKLCHGLLKAKVRPYYLFQCDQVQGTEHLWTPVEVGLRIIEGMRGHTSGLAIPNYVIDLPDGRGKIPLAPNYVLSHNEQELVVRNYEGHISHFANPTRSIPARRSKTGSTPPQLKPDLKSIEVKNEDRAGVRP from the coding sequence ATGCACAAAGAAACCCTCAACAATGGAGACGAAGCCGACCCCCCCTCCCCCTGTGCTGAACCCGACGAGCCCCCCCTTTCCCTGTCACAGTTTAACCGGAGAAAATTTTACGCTAACGTCAGTGACAATGAATGGAATGATTGGCGCTGGCACTTCCGGAACCGCATCACCTCCATAGAAGAGTTATCCCGTTTTCTGCCGCTTTCAGTAAAAGACCGTACCCGTCTTAAATTGGTTTCCTCACGTTACCCTCTTTCAATTACCCCATACTATCTTTGCCAGATGGATAGCAACAATCCCGCCGATCCTATCAGACAACAGGCAGTACCGTGTGTCCTGGAAATAGCTCCCGGTAATGGCCGGGAAGATCCTCTTGAAGAAGGCCACCATTCTGTCGTGCCCGGCCTGGTTCATCGCTACCCTGACCGGGTCTTAATGGTGCTTACCGATATTTGCCCTATGCTCTGCCGCCATTGCACTCGCAAACGTGAATGGCGTAACGGCGGATGGGTTCATACTCCGGACGAAGTGGAACGCATGCTGGATTATATCCGCAAGAATCCCCAGATCCGGGACGTCATAATTTCCGGCGGCGATCCTCTGACCCTTTCGACGCGCCGGTTAGAAACAGTTTTAGCCGCGCTGCGCACCATTGAACACGTGGAGATCATCCGCATCGGCACCCGCTTCCCGGTAGTGCTGCCGCAGCGAATTGACAATGAACTCTGCTCCATGTTGTCCAAATACGGACCTATCTGGTTGAATACCCATTTCAACCACCCCAATGAGATAACCCCGGAAGCCGCCGCCGCCTGCGACCGTCTGCTTCGTGCTGGCGTCCAGGTCAACAACCAAAGCGTCTTGCTGAGGGGCATCAATGACACTGTGAACACCCAGTTAAAACTGTGCCATGGACTCCTCAAGGCCAAGGTCCGTCCCTACTATCTCTTTCAATGCGACCAGGTACAGGGTACCGAGCACCTGTGGACGCCGGTGGAAGTCGGCTTGCGTATAATAGAAGGCATGCGCGGACATACCTCCGGTCTGGCCATTCCCAACTATGTTATTGACTTACCTGATGGTCGAGGCAAAATTCCACTGGCCCCCAATTACGTATTGAGCCATAATGAACAAGAGTTGGTCGTCAGAAATTATGAGGGTCATATCAGTCATTTCGCTAACCCGACCCGTTCAATCCCGGCCCGCAGATCCAAGACAGGCTCGACACCGCCGCAACTCAAACCAGACTTGAAATCAATTGAGGTAAAAAATGAAGATAGGGCTGGCGTACGACCTTAA
- a CDS encoding hypothetical protein (major facilitator superfamily), translating to MKTFAADPKVNKSLRFSIFDGAAYNAMLGFTQDFITPFALALKASTGQIGLLASLPNLALAISQLGSPFVSERLKTRKMFILPVVLVQAFLWLPILLLPQIFDGAGVWWLIVLFTAGSVFGALGNPAWGSMMADLVPAGMRGRYFGTRNKIGGMALLGGFLVGGLVLELSGQQVMIGFSVLLGGAMLFRLASAYFLTRMYEPPSHRCPDKFNPFKELKKLPVSGGGRLSLYVAAMMMATHIAAPFFTVYMLKDLGFSYGAFVIVTASATIFNFLFMGFWGRLADKHGQLKVVRMTSYIIPLVPVLWLGGHSLPYLIAIQAVSGIAWSGFNLASTNLLYESASPERRTRVIALFNALSGLAICAGALLGGLLATRLPEIAGYSFLTLFLLSGLLRGSVVITLLPRIISAGHNRMLIEEHKGSLTAVARPVIAWVISLLMSAGNWIALILQKRMVKFQSPQPEQKRLIEPYPPWPL from the coding sequence ATGAAAACTTTCGCCGCCGATCCTAAAGTTAATAAAAGTCTCCGATTCTCGATATTCGATGGCGCGGCTTATAACGCCATGCTGGGATTCACCCAGGACTTCATTACCCCCTTCGCCCTGGCGCTCAAGGCATCTACCGGCCAGATCGGTCTGTTAGCCAGTCTGCCTAATCTGGCCTTGGCCATATCACAACTTGGTTCACCGTTCGTATCTGAGCGACTGAAGACTCGCAAGATGTTCATCCTGCCGGTGGTATTGGTACAGGCATTTTTATGGTTGCCAATATTGCTGCTGCCTCAAATATTCGACGGCGCAGGGGTATGGTGGCTTATCGTCCTTTTCACCGCTGGCAGTGTATTCGGCGCTCTCGGTAATCCTGCCTGGGGCAGTATGATGGCCGATCTTGTGCCAGCCGGCATGCGCGGCCGTTATTTCGGGACCCGTAATAAGATCGGCGGCATGGCTCTTTTAGGCGGATTCCTTGTCGGCGGACTGGTGCTGGAGCTGTCAGGGCAACAGGTCATGATTGGATTTTCCGTATTATTAGGCGGTGCAATGTTGTTCCGGCTGGCATCAGCATATTTCCTAACTCGCATGTATGAACCTCCTTCACACCGATGCCCTGATAAATTCAACCCATTCAAAGAGTTGAAAAAACTGCCTGTCAGCGGCGGCGGCCGTCTCAGTTTATATGTAGCGGCAATGATGATGGCAACACATATTGCGGCACCCTTTTTTACCGTTTACATGTTAAAAGACCTAGGCTTCAGTTATGGCGCTTTCGTCATTGTCACTGCCTCTGCCACTATTTTCAATTTTCTATTTATGGGCTTCTGGGGCCGACTGGCTGATAAACACGGCCAATTAAAAGTTGTTCGCATGACCTCATATATTATTCCGCTCGTTCCTGTGCTTTGGCTGGGAGGACACAGTTTACCCTATTTAATTGCCATCCAAGCCGTTTCCGGCATCGCCTGGAGTGGCTTCAACCTGGCAAGCACCAATCTGCTGTATGAATCTGCCTCTCCTGAACGCCGGACGCGCGTCATCGCTCTTTTTAATGCACTGTCCGGATTGGCCATTTGTGCCGGGGCTCTCTTAGGCGGTCTCTTAGCCACACGGCTGCCGGAGATAGCAGGGTATAGCTTCCTGACGCTTTTTCTTCTATCCGGACTGTTGCGGGGAAGCGTGGTAATTACCTTATTACCTCGGATCATATCGGCTGGTCACAATCGGATGTTAATTGAAGAGCATAAAGGGTCGTTGACCGCTGTTGCTCGTCCGGTAATAGCTTGGGTTATTTCTTTACTTATGTCTGCCGGTAATTGGATTGCATTAATACTCCAAAAACGGATGGTAAAATTTCAATCCCCACAGCCAGAACAAAAACGTTTGATAGAGCCTTATCCACCGTGGCCATTATAA
- a CDS encoding integral membrane protein — MIIESFEKGKEEVLDISRGKALLGLSVATSIDSLAVGLTFAFIQVSIIPAAVLVGVIALFATLAGFATGRRLGNVIGKRAELVGGLVLVGIGVNILVRGFSGGSFMAPI, encoded by the coding sequence ATGATTATAGAATCGTTTGAAAAAGGAAAAGAGGAAGTGCTGGATATTAGCCGGGGGAAGGCACTCCTGGGTTTGTCCGTGGCTACCAGCATAGATTCACTGGCGGTTGGACTGACTTTTGCATTCATACAAGTATCTATCATACCTGCTGCGGTTTTAGTGGGCGTCATCGCTTTATTTGCAACACTGGCTGGATTTGCAACCGGCAGGCGACTGGGTAATGTTATCGGCAAGCGGGCAGAACTGGTTGGCGGCCTGGTTTTAGTCGGTATCGGCGTTAATATATTAGTACGAGGGTTTTCAGGTGGATCATTCATGGCCCCAATTTAG